The Geotalea uraniireducens Rf4 genome window below encodes:
- the galT gene encoding galactose-1-phosphate uridylyltransferase — MSELRWDPLKLHWVIIATERGRRPRDFQVEQQEAEMTSCPFCYGNEDKTPAEIFAIRPSGPANSPNWKVRVIPNKYPVLRIEGEIKSKGYGLYDVMTGIGAHEVIIETPQHEKGLADLSVAEVTDVLIAYRARFLDLRRDSRFRYMVLFKNHGVRAGATLAHSHSQLIAVPLTPPVAATELKICRDFYANKERCIFCDLIDFELTCGDRVVKEFPNFVSVTPYASCFPFELRLYPKKHSHDFAMMDDGQLAELAVAMKDMLLRLKTVLKDPPYNFILHSAPPQQQRLGKPEYWGSLEYDYHWHIELVPRLTQIAGFEWGTGFYINPTSPEDAALFLREAEI; from the coding sequence ATGTCGGAATTACGCTGGGACCCTTTGAAGCTGCACTGGGTCATCATTGCTACGGAACGGGGGCGGCGGCCCCGTGATTTCCAGGTGGAGCAGCAAGAGGCGGAGATGACCAGCTGCCCTTTTTGTTACGGCAATGAGGACAAGACACCTGCCGAGATTTTTGCCATCCGTCCGTCCGGACCTGCCAACTCACCCAACTGGAAGGTCCGCGTCATTCCCAACAAGTATCCGGTGTTGCGCATCGAGGGCGAAATCAAGAGCAAGGGATACGGTCTTTACGATGTGATGACCGGTATCGGCGCCCATGAAGTAATCATCGAAACGCCGCAACACGAAAAGGGGCTTGCGGATTTGTCGGTGGCGGAGGTCACCGATGTTCTCATCGCCTACCGCGCCAGGTTCCTGGACCTGCGTCGCGACAGCCGCTTCCGTTACATGGTTCTGTTCAAGAACCACGGTGTCCGGGCCGGCGCTACCCTTGCCCATTCACACAGCCAGTTGATTGCCGTGCCGCTTACCCCTCCGGTGGCGGCAACGGAACTGAAGATCTGCCGTGATTTTTACGCCAACAAAGAGCGCTGCATATTCTGTGACTTGATAGATTTTGAGCTGACGTGCGGCGACAGGGTGGTGAAGGAATTTCCCAATTTCGTCAGCGTGACTCCCTACGCTTCCTGCTTTCCCTTTGAGTTGCGCCTTTATCCGAAAAAACACTCCCACGACTTCGCCATGATGGATGACGGCCAGTTGGCGGAACTGGCCGTAGCCATGAAGGACATGCTGTTACGACTGAAGACGGTGCTGAAGGACCCTCCCTATAACTTCATTCTCCACTCCGCGCCGCCGCAGCAACAACGTCTCGGCAAGCCTGAATACTGGGGGTCGCTGGAATACGACTATCACTGGCATATCGAGCTGGTGCCGCGATTGACCCAAATAGCCGGATTTGAGTGGGGGACCGGCTTTTACATTAACCCGACTTCGCCGGAGGATGCCGCTCTCTTCCTCCGGGAGGCGGAGATTTAG
- the glgA gene encoding glycogen synthase GlgA yields the protein MKILFVASEVTPFAKTGGLADVTAALPKTLKKLGHDVRIILPFYSEVERGGHGIRKGRKSVEAVIDGVMKKGLFRHTSLGDIPVYLIENKEYFSRDNLYGTAAGEYPDNHRRFAFFCRGVLDLLKKMDFRPDVIHCHDWQTALIPLLLRREKGEDLFFSKTGVMFTIHNLAYQGLFAKETLAEMGLDSSYFTIDCLEYYGKVNLMKGAILSADLITTVSETYCREIQTPESGNGLDGVLGVRNADLHGVLNGLDYDLWDPATDRGLYKNYSVTAPAGKAVNKKGLQKLLGLEPAADVPVIGIVSRLTAQKGFDLLAELMPKFVRSRLQLVILGTGDEKYLKLLQDIKARGAGNISVNIGFHPELAPKIYAGSDIFLMPSHYEPCGLGQMIALRYGAVPLVRKTGGLADTVFDEQDGATEPNGFSFEDYTPEALWETVSRSLQAFDDKGAWKKLMKRGMSCDYSWDASARRYEELYRLALARKGR from the coding sequence ATGAAGATCCTGTTTGTAGCTTCCGAGGTCACACCCTTTGCCAAGACCGGCGGTCTTGCCGATGTGACGGCCGCTTTACCGAAAACCCTGAAAAAGCTCGGTCATGATGTGCGTATCATACTCCCGTTTTACAGTGAAGTGGAACGTGGCGGCCACGGCATCAGGAAAGGGCGGAAAAGCGTCGAGGCGGTCATTGACGGCGTAATGAAAAAGGGTCTCTTTCGCCATACTTCCCTTGGCGATATTCCCGTATATCTTATTGAAAACAAAGAATATTTTTCCCGCGACAACCTCTACGGCACGGCTGCGGGCGAGTATCCCGACAACCATCGCCGTTTTGCCTTTTTTTGTCGGGGCGTGCTCGACCTGCTGAAAAAGATGGATTTCCGACCTGACGTCATCCATTGCCACGACTGGCAGACGGCGCTGATTCCCCTCCTGCTCAGACGCGAGAAAGGTGAGGACCTGTTTTTCAGCAAAACAGGGGTCATGTTCACCATCCACAATCTTGCCTACCAGGGGCTGTTTGCCAAAGAGACCCTGGCTGAGATGGGGCTCGATTCTTCATATTTCACCATCGATTGCCTGGAGTATTACGGCAAGGTGAATCTGATGAAAGGGGCGATTCTTTCTGCCGACCTCATCACAACGGTTTCCGAGACCTATTGCCGGGAGATTCAGACCCCTGAATCGGGAAACGGTCTCGACGGGGTGCTTGGAGTGAGGAACGCCGATCTCCATGGCGTTCTCAACGGTCTTGACTATGATCTGTGGGATCCGGCGACTGACCGGGGCTTATACAAAAACTATTCGGTAACCGCCCCGGCAGGCAAGGCCGTCAACAAAAAGGGATTGCAGAAGCTCCTTGGCCTGGAACCTGCGGCGGATGTTCCGGTCATCGGCATCGTATCCCGTCTGACTGCGCAAAAGGGATTTGACCTTTTGGCAGAACTGATGCCGAAGTTTGTCCGGAGCCGTTTGCAGTTGGTAATACTCGGAACTGGTGACGAGAAATATCTGAAACTTTTGCAGGATATAAAGGCGCGCGGGGCGGGCAACATTTCGGTAAATATCGGCTTTCATCCGGAGCTGGCGCCGAAGATTTATGCCGGCAGCGATATCTTCCTCATGCCATCACATTACGAGCCGTGCGGTCTCGGGCAGATGATCGCACTGCGCTATGGCGCCGTTCCCCTGGTGCGAAAGACCGGTGGTCTGGCCGATACGGTCTTTGACGAGCAGGACGGGGCAACAGAACCTAATGGCTTTTCTTTTGAGGACTATACGCCGGAAGCCCTGTGGGAAACGGTGTCGCGGTCGTTGCAGGCCTTTGATGATAAGGGCGCATGGAAAAAGTTGATGAAGCGCGGGATGAGCTGTGATTATTCGTGGGATGCTTCTGCCCGGAGGTATGAGGAGCTGTACCGCCTCGCCCTCGCTAGAAAAGGGAGGTGA
- a CDS encoding NapC/NirT family cytochrome c, translating into MPIRKTAGYAWNMISLIGMILAVTATGLIIAFLSFEFITGVEKPYLGLMTYFLFPGMLIFGLLLVPIGAYRVRNERRKQGDVEIPPYPRLDLNVPHRRHLFIFFILASIIFVLIVSIASIKGFEFTESTTFCGELCHVVMEPEHTAWGNSPHAKVKCVECHVGPGAAWYVKAKISGLRQLYAVLFHTYPETIETPIENLRPARDTCEHCHWPEKFYAGRQKVFYHYAPNEANTPREINMLINIGGVPKSPHAKGIHWHIGSEVTYIATDKKRLNIPYISVKEKDGKITEYMSTEKPLTRDEIAKANKRLMDCTDCHNRPTHIYRSPSQEMDENFVSGHIDSALPYVKKVAVELLTKPYKTTEEANTSIAGGIQDYYNKNYPKVAAEKAAAIKKAVVEVQAIYRRNFFPQMKVSWNTYPNHIGHFYTPGCFRCHDGKHKSAQGKVISKDCNLCHTVLGQKQENIPAGAPQVKNFVHPVDIGDEIYKTNCSECHSAGGEDVPGSGRHEK; encoded by the coding sequence ATGCCAATTAGAAAAACCGCCGGGTACGCCTGGAACATGATCAGCCTCATCGGCATGATTCTGGCTGTAACGGCCACCGGCCTGATTATCGCCTTTCTGTCCTTTGAATTCATTACGGGGGTGGAAAAGCCGTACCTTGGGTTGATGACCTACTTTCTGTTCCCCGGCATGCTCATTTTCGGGCTCCTGCTTGTGCCGATCGGTGCTTACCGGGTAAGGAACGAACGTCGCAAACAGGGTGATGTCGAGATTCCACCCTATCCGCGTCTCGATCTCAACGTTCCCCACCGGCGGCACCTGTTCATCTTTTTCATCCTTGCCTCCATCATCTTTGTCCTGATTGTTTCGATCGCTTCCATCAAAGGGTTTGAGTTCACGGAATCAACCACCTTCTGCGGCGAGCTCTGCCACGTGGTGATGGAGCCGGAGCATACCGCCTGGGGCAATTCTCCCCATGCCAAGGTTAAGTGCGTTGAGTGTCATGTGGGCCCCGGCGCCGCCTGGTACGTGAAAGCCAAGATATCCGGCTTGCGCCAGCTCTATGCGGTTCTCTTCCATACCTATCCCGAGACCATTGAGACTCCGATCGAGAATCTGCGTCCGGCCCGCGACACTTGTGAGCATTGCCACTGGCCGGAAAAGTTCTATGCCGGGCGTCAGAAAGTATTTTACCACTATGCACCCAATGAGGCCAACACCCCGCGTGAAATAAACATGCTGATCAACATTGGCGGTGTGCCCAAGTCGCCCCATGCAAAGGGTATCCACTGGCATATCGGCAGCGAGGTCACCTATATCGCTACCGACAAAAAGCGCCTGAACATCCCGTATATTTCCGTTAAAGAAAAGGACGGCAAAATAACCGAATACATGAGCACCGAAAAGCCCCTCACCAGGGACGAGATCGCCAAGGCGAACAAGCGCCTCATGGACTGCACCGATTGCCACAACCGGCCGACCCACATCTACCGTTCGCCGAGCCAGGAGATGGATGAAAACTTTGTCAGCGGCCACATTGACTCCGCCCTCCCCTACGTCAAGAAAGTAGCGGTTGAACTTCTCACCAAACCATACAAAACCACGGAAGAGGCAAATACATCCATTGCTGGCGGAATTCAGGATTACTACAACAAGAACTACCCCAAAGTTGCCGCCGAGAAGGCAGCTGCAATCAAGAAAGCCGTTGTAGAAGTCCAGGCGATTTACCGCAGGAATTTCTTCCCACAGATGAAAGTGTCCTGGAACACGTATCCTAACCATATCGGCCACTTCTATACGCCGGGCTGCTTCCGCTGCCACGACGGCAAACATAAATCAGCCCAGGGAAAAGTGATTTCCAAGGACTGCAACCTCTGCCACACGGTTCTGGGACAGAAGCAGGAAAATATTCCTGCAGGAGCCCCCCAGGTCAAAAATTTCGTCCATCCGGTCGACATCGGCGACGAAATATATAAGACCAACTGCAGCGAATGCCATAGCGCCGGCGGCGAAGATGTGCCCGGCAGCGGCAGACACGAAAAGTAG
- a CDS encoding cytochrome c, with amino-acid sequence MKNHVWRPLYVALLVVAAILVLRKVLVPADFGVGKRGYMYGWHRAGNEADWKAVKVKYRSAEYCKECHRDKYDDIKASPHANIDCENCHGPALGHPADPPTLTIDRNRELCARCHFYLPYKTSGRGSIRGINPATHHPEAECVMCHYPHNPKLEGRK; translated from the coding sequence GTGAAGAATCATGTTTGGCGACCGCTCTATGTGGCGCTGCTTGTCGTTGCGGCAATCCTGGTACTGAGAAAAGTGCTCGTGCCTGCGGATTTCGGCGTCGGGAAACGGGGTTACATGTATGGCTGGCATCGCGCGGGTAACGAGGCGGACTGGAAGGCTGTCAAGGTCAAGTACCGCTCGGCGGAGTACTGCAAGGAATGCCACCGGGACAAGTATGACGACATCAAGGCCTCACCCCACGCAAACATCGACTGCGAAAACTGCCACGGCCCTGCCCTGGGGCACCCCGCAGACCCGCCGACCCTGACCATCGACCGGAACCGGGAACTCTGCGCCAGGTGTCATTTCTACCTCCCTTACAAGACAAGCGGTCGGGGGAGCATCCGTGGCATAAACCCTGCCACCCATCATCCCGAGGCCGAGTGCGTCATGTGTCACTATCCGCATAATCCGAAATTGGAGGGGCGAAAATGA
- a CDS encoding 4Fe-4S dicluster domain-containing protein, whose protein sequence is MITRRNFCKKTMLLVGGMAVPLAALELFDPKKLLADKSDKDKVRWVFLVDTTKCVGCGFCVKSCKIENEVPYDANVTRTWVERYIITKDGATHIDSPKGARDGFETSQIDLGEGKFLDIKKEDISKAFFVPKLCNQCDNPPCVQVCPVGATYQTEDGVVLVDRSWCIGCGYCIMGCPYGVRFFHPVYRVAEKCNFCYHRITKGMKTACVDACAFGARQIGNLKNPDDPVTKIIMTERVNVLKEEYGTKPQVFYLGLTKEVK, encoded by the coding sequence ATGATCACACGCAGAAACTTTTGCAAAAAAACCATGCTCCTGGTGGGTGGCATGGCTGTGCCGCTGGCAGCTTTAGAATTGTTCGACCCGAAAAAACTGCTGGCCGACAAATCTGACAAGGACAAGGTCCGTTGGGTCTTTCTGGTCGACACCACCAAGTGCGTCGGCTGTGGCTTCTGCGTCAAGTCCTGCAAAATTGAAAACGAAGTCCCCTATGACGCCAACGTGACGCGCACCTGGGTCGAACGTTACATCATCACCAAGGACGGGGCAACGCACATCGACTCGCCCAAGGGAGCCAGGGACGGGTTTGAAACTTCACAGATCGACCTTGGCGAGGGGAAATTCCTCGACATCAAAAAAGAGGACATCAGCAAGGCCTTTTTTGTGCCGAAACTCTGCAACCAGTGCGACAATCCGCCCTGTGTGCAGGTCTGCCCGGTCGGGGCCACCTATCAGACCGAGGATGGGGTAGTGCTTGTGGACCGATCATGGTGCATTGGCTGCGGCTACTGCATCATGGGATGCCCTTACGGGGTACGCTTCTTCCACCCGGTCTACCGCGTGGCGGAGAAATGCAACTTCTGCTACCACCGTATCACGAAAGGGATGAAGACCGCCTGTGTCGACGCCTGCGCCTTCGGCGCCCGTCAAATAGGCAACCTCAAGAACCCCGATGACCCGGTTACGAAGATCATCATGACCGAGCGGGTAAATGTCCTGAAGGAAGAGTACGGCACCAAGCCTCAGGTTTTTTACCTGGGGCTGACCAAGGAGGTTAAATAG
- the nrfD gene encoding NrfD/PsrC family molybdoenzyme membrane anchor subunit, translated as MVHGELWTVKELFVYPNEYIYWTIQIVMYPFMTGLVAGAFVLSSLYHVFGVTQLKGIARFSLVFSFALLPVAMLPLMLHLLQPQRGIEVMMTPHFTSAIAAFGIVFSTYGMIVASELWFVYRKHFVETAMELRQLGDRTFSQHLRHLLFSALTLGAMDISEHALEKDEKAVKILAGIGIPVACFLHGYAGFIFGSVKANALWMTPLMPVIFICSAVVSGIALCMLTYIVTMEARKLIAAWKRKQYPELPSPEELKSAEVHVVTMTAKYLIMFLILAITLELLDLIFRGYTAVKSWDILRSVIYGRDFVNIFVIQYGMGNLVPFIIFLLPRLTIKRAVAGTLMVLLGVFMMRWNVVIGGQAFSSSFAGFMHYHLPIWPHDMETFKEGLFGALTVIVTPFILFWFLDKVMPVFKETH; from the coding sequence ATGGTACACGGAGAATTATGGACTGTTAAAGAACTGTTCGTCTATCCGAATGAATACATCTACTGGACTATCCAGATTGTCATGTACCCGTTCATGACCGGTCTGGTGGCCGGCGCCTTCGTGCTCTCCTCTCTCTACCACGTATTTGGCGTGACACAACTGAAAGGTATCGCCAGGTTCTCCCTGGTATTCTCCTTTGCCCTGCTGCCGGTGGCAATGCTGCCGCTCATGCTCCATTTGCTGCAACCGCAGCGAGGGATCGAGGTCATGATGACCCCCCACTTCACTTCGGCCATCGCTGCCTTCGGCATTGTCTTTTCCACCTACGGCATGATCGTCGCCTCGGAACTCTGGTTTGTCTACCGCAAGCACTTTGTGGAAACTGCCATGGAACTTCGCCAACTCGGCGACCGGACCTTTAGCCAGCACCTCAGGCATCTCCTCTTCTCAGCCCTGACCCTGGGGGCCATGGATATCAGCGAGCACGCCCTGGAAAAGGATGAAAAGGCGGTCAAGATTCTGGCCGGCATCGGTATCCCGGTAGCCTGTTTTCTCCATGGCTACGCCGGTTTCATCTTCGGCTCGGTCAAGGCCAACGCCCTCTGGATGACCCCGCTCATGCCGGTTATTTTTATCTGCTCCGCGGTTGTGTCGGGGATTGCCCTCTGCATGCTCACCTACATCGTTACCATGGAGGCACGCAAGCTTATTGCCGCCTGGAAAAGGAAGCAGTACCCGGAGCTTCCATCTCCGGAAGAACTGAAGAGTGCGGAAGTCCACGTGGTAACCATGACAGCCAAGTACCTGATCATGTTCCTGATCCTGGCCATCACCCTGGAACTCCTCGACCTGATCTTCCGCGGCTACACGGCGGTCAAGTCCTGGGACATCCTGCGCAGCGTCATCTACGGCAGGGACTTCGTAAATATCTTTGTCATCCAGTATGGCATGGGGAACCTCGTCCCCTTCATCATCTTTCTCCTCCCCCGTCTCACCATCAAACGGGCCGTGGCCGGCACCCTCATGGTGCTGCTCGGGGTCTTCATGATGCGCTGGAACGTGGTCATTGGCGGTCAGGCATTCTCTTCGTCGTTCGCCGGTTTCATGCATTACCACCTCCCCATCTGGCCCCATGACATGGAAACCTTCAAGGAGGGGCTTTTCGGCGCACTGACCGTCATCGTCACCCCCTTTATCCTGTTCTGGTTCCTCGACAAGGTTATGCCGGTTTTCAAGGAGACCCATTGA
- a CDS encoding DUF2339 domain-containing protein, with amino-acid sequence MATDASSLECRIEQLTAQMQALTERVEQLAALLDMPEAVIPATTPLQSLPRPTLQPAEPTPPAEEFPLGEPEDVSEEILTWAGRAYFLTRLSTLCFLLVVALILRTVTDNNLINTLAGSILGMSYAAVLMLFGGYKYEKKSPLAPVFSACGAVLMSTIVVETHSRFASLPLVPAYFTLMLTGMGMAFVSYRYKALLPISLGTLGMCLAGAAIDYPRPFFPYLAMVLLTANILGYFAAQLKRCSWLRWIILIVTMVMLHLWAFRLGMALLRKETPPPELAMPWFLPVLAVFAAVYLTLACLGIVRSGSERISRFDFSLPTLNAAWAFSAAFYVVNAGGMSKFLLGGIGIAAAIGHLGMTFWLADRKMPGAPGTNSFAFAGIALLALALPVATGNFVLSLPAMSVVAFFMSILSRKWQNGGVRATMYLAEIYACLALAASLQGQSPNGSDVVNIIPAGLLAVICLLHYQWCREWPPPATSTVFSRFDRHDTSAVALLLGSLASAFFMVRIIINQTLAIYFAAGDTTGIFRCSQSVLINAAAAGIMLFAFIRKNKELRNVSILVTVIGGIKVFLYDLLGTHGVPLVISVFTFGLAAALESVALGRWQQIKREPPAV; translated from the coding sequence ATGGCAACAGATGCATCATCCCTGGAATGTCGGATCGAACAGCTCACCGCTCAAATGCAGGCGCTCACCGAACGGGTAGAACAGCTTGCGGCACTGCTCGACATGCCTGAGGCTGTCATTCCGGCAACAACGCCCCTCCAATCTCTCCCGCGCCCCACCCTGCAGCCTGCCGAACCCACCCCCCCTGCCGAGGAGTTCCCCCTCGGCGAACCAGAGGATGTCTCGGAAGAAATCCTCACCTGGGCTGGTCGGGCTTACTTCCTCACCCGCCTCTCCACCCTCTGCTTCCTCCTCGTGGTTGCGCTGATCCTGCGCACGGTAACCGACAACAACCTCATCAACACCCTGGCAGGTTCCATCCTGGGGATGAGCTACGCTGCCGTACTGATGCTGTTCGGCGGCTATAAATATGAGAAGAAAAGTCCTTTGGCGCCGGTGTTCTCCGCCTGCGGCGCGGTATTGATGAGTACCATTGTGGTGGAAACCCATAGCCGTTTCGCGTCGCTCCCCCTGGTCCCCGCCTATTTCACCCTGATGTTGACCGGCATGGGCATGGCATTTGTCAGCTACCGCTACAAGGCCCTGCTCCCCATTTCACTAGGGACTCTCGGCATGTGCCTGGCAGGGGCGGCGATCGACTATCCGCGCCCGTTCTTTCCCTATTTGGCCATGGTACTCCTGACCGCCAACATCCTCGGTTATTTTGCCGCCCAATTAAAACGCTGCTCCTGGCTCCGCTGGATAATTCTCATTGTCACCATGGTCATGCTCCACCTGTGGGCCTTCCGTCTGGGGATGGCCCTCCTGCGCAAGGAAACACCCCCTCCGGAGCTGGCCATGCCGTGGTTTCTCCCCGTCCTCGCTGTTTTTGCTGCGGTCTACCTGACACTCGCTTGCCTCGGGATCGTAAGGAGCGGTAGCGAACGGATTTCCCGGTTCGACTTCAGCCTCCCCACCCTTAATGCAGCCTGGGCTTTTAGCGCTGCCTTCTATGTGGTTAACGCAGGAGGAATGAGCAAGTTTCTGCTCGGCGGAATTGGCATAGCGGCAGCGATTGGCCACCTGGGGATGACCTTCTGGCTGGCTGACCGGAAGATGCCCGGAGCTCCCGGCACGAACTCCTTTGCCTTTGCCGGAATTGCACTGCTGGCCCTTGCGCTCCCCGTCGCAACCGGCAATTTCGTACTTTCGCTGCCGGCAATGTCCGTGGTAGCGTTCTTCATGTCCATTCTGTCACGGAAATGGCAAAACGGGGGAGTCCGCGCCACCATGTACCTGGCTGAGATCTATGCATGCCTGGCACTGGCGGCGTCACTCCAGGGGCAGAGTCCGAACGGATCGGATGTCGTCAATATCATTCCGGCCGGACTACTGGCCGTCATTTGCCTGCTCCATTACCAGTGGTGCCGAGAGTGGCCGCCACCCGCCACCTCGACTGTTTTTTCACGGTTCGACAGACACGACACGAGTGCCGTGGCCCTTCTGCTCGGCTCGCTGGCCAGTGCCTTCTTCATGGTGAGGATAATTATCAACCAGACCCTTGCCATCTATTTCGCCGCAGGTGACACAACAGGCATTTTCCGCTGCAGCCAGTCCGTTCTAATCAATGCCGCCGCCGCAGGAATCATGCTGTTTGCGTTTATCCGCAAGAACAAGGAACTGCGCAACGTCTCCATTCTCGTCACGGTTATCGGCGGGATCAAAGTCTTCCTCTACGACCTCCTCGGCACCCATGGCGTACCGCTCGTCATCAGCGTCTTTACCTTCGGCCTGGCGGCTGCGCTCGAATCGGTGGCTCTGGGGCGCTGGCAACAAATCAAAAGGGAGCCCCCCGCGGTGTAA
- a CDS encoding pyridoxal-phosphate-dependent aminotransferase family protein: MSKKLFIPGPIEVAPEILEAMATPMIGHRMPEYARLHKGVTDKLKELLFTREKVFLATSSAFGVMEGAVRNLVGKRCANFCNGAFSDKWHDVTRRCGKEADAIKVEWGEPITPELVDATLASGKYDAITLIHNETSTGVMSPLPEIAAVLRKYPDVVSIIDTVSSMSAVKIPLDELGIDCCIFGVQKAFALPPGLAVFTASNKALERCKTIEGRGYYFDFLEFAAADEKDNTPSTPCISLIYALDRQLERIFAEGFEKRWQRHRELAEYVRGWVSERGFGFLAAEPYRSLTLTCAVNSRDIDLAELKKRLGERNYAFDNGYGKLKGKTFRIAHMGDMQLADLQDFTGQIDDILKSMA; the protein is encoded by the coding sequence ATGTCGAAAAAACTTTTTATCCCCGGGCCGATCGAGGTTGCGCCGGAGATCCTCGAAGCCATGGCTACCCCCATGATCGGCCACCGGATGCCGGAATATGCCAGGCTGCACAAAGGGGTGACGGATAAGCTGAAAGAGTTGCTGTTTACCCGGGAGAAGGTCTTTCTTGCCACTTCCAGCGCCTTCGGCGTCATGGAGGGAGCGGTGAGAAACCTTGTCGGCAAACGCTGCGCCAACTTTTGCAACGGCGCCTTTTCCGATAAATGGCATGATGTTACCAGGCGCTGCGGCAAAGAGGCCGATGCCATCAAAGTGGAGTGGGGAGAGCCGATTACCCCCGAACTGGTGGATGCGACCCTGGCCAGCGGCAAGTATGACGCCATAACCTTGATCCACAACGAGACCTCCACCGGCGTCATGTCGCCGCTGCCGGAAATTGCCGCAGTGCTGCGCAAGTACCCTGACGTGGTGTCTATCATCGATACGGTTTCTTCCATGAGCGCGGTGAAGATTCCGCTTGACGAACTGGGAATCGACTGCTGCATCTTCGGTGTACAGAAAGCCTTTGCCCTGCCGCCGGGGCTTGCCGTGTTCACTGCCAGCAACAAAGCCCTGGAACGGTGCAAAACAATCGAAGGGCGCGGCTATTATTTCGACTTTCTCGAATTTGCCGCTGCTGACGAGAAGGACAATACCCCCTCCACCCCCTGCATATCCCTGATTTATGCCCTGGACCGCCAATTGGAGCGGATTTTTGCCGAAGGTTTTGAAAAACGCTGGCAACGGCACCGGGAACTGGCCGAGTATGTCAGAGGATGGGTGTCGGAGCGGGGGTTCGGTTTCCTGGCTGCCGAGCCGTACCGGTCCCTGACGCTCACTTGTGCAGTGAACAGCAGGGACATCGATCTGGCTGAGTTGAAAAAAAGACTAGGCGAACGGAATTACGCATTTGACAACGGCTACGGCAAGCTGAAAGGAAAAACATTCCGCATCGCCCATATGGGCGATATGCAGCTGGCCGATTTACAGGATTTTACCGGGCAGATAGACGATATTCTGAAGTCGATGGCTTGA